The nucleotide window ACTGGTACCCCTTGGATTCCAGACACAGTGGGAGGGACCTCATTCAGAACCACCTACCCTACCTCATATATAACCACTTGGCCATATTCGGGGAGGATTACCTCCCAAAACAGCTCGTGGTGAACGGTTTTGTAAGGGTAGGAGGCAAAAAGATGAGCAAGAGCTTCAGGAATATATACCCTCTGTACAAGGCTGTCCAAGAATATGGCGTTGATCCTGTGAGGCTGGCCCTGACCGTGTCATCCCAGCTGAAGGAAGATACGGACTTCGATCCAAAACAGGTTAAGAGCGTTACGGAACAGCTGAGAAGAATTCACGACCTGGCGGTGAACCTTACCAAGCTAAAGGATAACGAGACCCTAGGGCTCCCGGAGAAGTGGTTACTTTCAATCCTTCATTATAAGGTGGAGGAAGTTAACAACCTCATGGATTCTCTAGACCTTAGGTCGGCGTTTAACGTTATCTTATACGATGTATACGAGATAATAAGAGATTACCTCAGTATGGTAAATTCGCCAAACAAGTCAGTCTTGAGGAAGTCTGTGGAAGTGTGGTCTAGACTCATAGCCCCTGGTGCTCCACACATTGCAGAGGAGATTTGGCACATCTTCAACAACAGCTACGTTTCTACGGAGAGGTACCCATCTCCGGAGGAGTTACCAGTTGACGGTGAAGCCATGCTACAATTGGAGTATATCAGGCATGTAATTGAACAGGTTAGACAAGTCTCCTCGTTGGCGAATAAGCAACCCGAGAAGGTGATTATCTACGTCTCCAACTCCGACGAGTTGGGTATATTGAGGGCAATACTTAGAGGACTCAAGGAAAGGAAGAACTTCAGAGAGTTGAGTGCAATGACCGGGCAAAGGGAAGAATACCTTAAGACTTTAGTTGAGAGAATCCAGGCCTTACCCAAGGTAATAAGGGAATTTATAACTACATATCCTGTGGACGAGTTTAAGACAATTACAGATAACGTTAACTTCCTAATGAGAAGGTTGGACGTCGACGAGATCCAGGTCTACAGGTCCGACGATCCGAGTGCTCCAGACATTAAGGAGAAGAAGTCCACTGCCTTGCCCATGATGCCCGGTATAGTCATAATTTAGGGTGATTTTTTGGAACTTTTGGAGACTCAAGAGCTCTTTGAAAGAATAAGAAGTATGATAAATTCGTCCTCCCAAACGTTGATCTTACTTACAGATAAGATCAGCGACTTCATAGCGGAAGACCTACTGCGAAAGGCAGGGAGCGGAGTTGACGTCACTTTAATTACAGGTGACCTAAACTGGGCCAGATGGCTCGAAAATAAAGCCACTGGCTATATGAAAGATGAAGAGGAGAAGATATCCCAGGAAATCCGGGCTCTATCTGAAAGGATAGAACTTTATGGTAGGATCCCTTGGATTACATTGACGGTAATTGGGGCGATCTGGATCATCCTTTTGATAAGAGGAGTTAAGGGCGCTGAAATACTCCTGGCAATCTTGATTGGGCTCGCCGCTCTCTTTGGTATCACCTTCTTCTCGCTTAGGAAGAGAAGCAGCTGTACTCAGGAAATAACGGTTAAGTTTGAAAACAAACAGAGAATAGCTGACGAGTATAAAGGGGTAAGGGAGAGCCTGTCAAAGCATCTACACATTGACGAAATTGAATTCGAGGTGAGCTTCACGGTCATAGTGTCGGATAATGAGGCTGTGATAACCTCAACACCGCTGAGTACAGGAAAAGAGAAGGGTTACCACGTTGTGACAGACATATCTAGGGACGACGCTATGAAAATAGTAGACCACATTCAGTCTAAGCGAGCTTCGAAACAGCCTTAAGTAACTCCAGGCCCTGCTGGATCCCCCTCTCAGCCCCCTTTATTTTGTTCTTCTGGAAGAACTCGCTCACTTCTACTTCCCTGCCCACCCCTAGGAGAGGAATTACGTCTGACATTACCCTACCAAATATCCCGGTCCCACTGTAAATTTCAGCGACCTTGTTTATGTGAATCTTTATCCACTCCCACACAGCTTCTCTAACTGAGGGGAAGAAGAGAGAGTACTGTAGTGACCTTATGATATCCTGCTTCTTCATTTCCCCAGTGAAAACCATGCTTAGGACGTTGACCACAGTATGGGCTGACTTCATAGACAGTAATGCAGTGAGTATTCTGTTCTTCTCTTCGTCAAATTTGGACTCCTTGTACATCTTAAGTAAAGTGTCCAAAGCCTTAGCTCCCTGAGATACGGAGTAGGCAATTGCCACTGCTCTCTTCACGTCACCGTCAAGTTCGTTGTACTGACTAAATTTCAGCGACAGCTCCCTTGCGTAACCTTCGTCCATCTTGGCTAGGCTTGACGCTAAAGTAGAAAACGTTCTGACGCCTATAGGGTCCTCCCTTTTGGCCCACTTAGGGGTCTGAAGCCTATGAAAGTCTAGGGATATTTTTCCATACTTTTCAGGGTTTATTGAGTACAGGAATGATAGCTGATCCGATAACTCCAGGACGACAAGGTGATTGTCCGAGTTCATGAGGTGCCTCACAACCTTTTCGTAGTCGCTATAGTCTACTTTACCGGCTATCAGGAAGGCGAAGTAGTCGTTGGCAAGTCCCCATTCCTCCTCTAGATTTAGGTCACTGGATAAAACTGGGTTTAGGTCCTTATATAGGACCCTGTAAAATCCGGCCTTGTCCAGGTTTACCTTGAGCGACTTCAGGTCCTCAGCCTCAAGCTCAATCCTCTCGCTCTCCAGGAGAAGCTCTTGCCTCTTACCGTTGATCTCGAACGTTAAGGGAATAGGATAAGTCATGTCCCTTACGTTCAAAATACCGAATCGTTCTTGCCTGAAGGAGATCCTAGAACCCCTCGCCTCCACTTCGACCATTGGATACCCCTCGTTAAGAACCCAGTACGACATTATCTTGGACACTGGTTTTCCTGACGCCTCCTCTAAGCTCAACCAAAGGTCGTTCCCCTCAGCGTTGGAGAAGCTGAACTTAGTCAAATAGTTATGGATCCCACTCCTGAAGTTCTCCTTTCCTATGTAGGACTCTATCATTCTCAGGATTGAAGCCCCCTTTCCGTAACTAATGTCATCGAAAATCTGCTCTATCTCCTCTGTTGTGTTTACCTTGACCTGAATTGGGTGGGTTGTGGGAATGGAGTCCTTCAGTAAGGCACCTCCAGTCTCGTCCATCAGGAACTCCCCCCACATATACCAGTCCGGGTAAAGGGAATCAATTATTTTGTAACTCATAAAGGTCGCGAAGCTCTCATTTAACCAAAGGTCGTTCCACCACTTCATGGTAACCAAGTCCCCAAACCACTGGTGGGCGAGTTCATGGGCTACGACCTCTGCTACCCTCCTAATGTTTGAGAAGCCTGACTTCTCATCCGCCAGTAAAGCCGTCTCCCTAAATGTGATAGCTCCCCAGTTCTCCATAGCTCCGAAAGCGAACTCTGGGACTGCTATCAGGTGGACCTTGGGTAATATGTACTTTATTCCGAAGTAATCTTCATAGGCAGCAATGAACTTCTTGGCCATCTCCCCAGGTACCTTTCCTTTGGAGATCTTCCCGGGTACGGTGGCCACAATGATTTCTGGAGTGTTGTTGATTTTCAGCTCTTCGAAGTTTCCGATACCGAGATAGAGAAGGTAAGTTGACATTGGTGGAGTTTCCTTGAAGATGTAGGTTACCTTATCTCCTTTCTCTTCCACCCTCTCTACGTCCATGTTGGATATTACCTGAAGTTCCCTTTCAACTGTTACAGATAACTTAAACTTAGCCTTATAGGAAGGATGGTCCACGCAAGGTATGAACTCTCTGGCGTGGCTTGATTCAAACTGCGTAGAAATGACATATGACCCGTTGTAAGGTGCTCTATAGATCCCTACTAGGGAATCCTTGACTTTCCCCCTAAAGTCCACCTCCAGGTTACCACGATAGCTTCCAGTGTTAACCTTTACCTTGTTATTAGCTACCTCATACCTTACTTTTTTCCCGTCCAATGTCACATTGTCAATTTTAAGGTCAACAGCGTCCAGCTCTAGATCCTGGTCGGTTTCAATATTTATAATTTCATGCCCCTGATATGTTAACTCCTTAAAGTTGAAGTCCAAAAATATATCATAGTAGTTTATCTTCATGTTATCAGCGACATGAACCAGGCATAAAAAGATTATTGTAAATTTTGTCAAGGTTACCTAAACGATAGGATCAACGCTTCATCGAATACGCCACATAAAACCTTAAGGGGATGTGTATCGGCTATTTGCCTTAGTTGCGGAGGAAAGTTAGCTTGGACACAGATCTAAGGGGCTTTACCAGCGCCAAACTGCATGGATAGGTCGGTAATGTAAATCAATCTGACTTCCTCCCCGCAATGACGGGGGTTCCCCTCATCGGCTCGGGGCTATATCTCTCATGTGGGGGTAGTCGAGAGGGAAGAGGACTCCTATACAAGTTCATGACTGAGATGACGTCGCGGTGGTCCTCATAACCACACGGACAGCGGAAGTACCTATGGGCTACTTCCTCCACCTCTTTACCGCATTTAGGACATGAAGTAGAGGAGTAGTGTGGGTCAACGTAGACTACCTCAAGTCCGTGTTTTTTAGTTTGCCGCTCAACCCAGTACTGAAGCCTACGGTAATGCATGAGGTAGAGTTTATCCCTGAGCTTAGATGGTAGGTCCTTCACCTAGATGAGGTTGTTTAAGTCCTCTAAGAAGGAGGATGAGGCGTTAAGCGAGTTGGTGACCTTTACGACCCACTCCCCGACCTTCCTTGCTGAGTCCTCTAATACGTCTCTAGCCTTCTTGTGGTACGACCTTATCCTGCTAAGGATCCTCTCGTTCTCCTTCCACCTCTTCTCGTACTTCTTCTGTAATGACTCAGCTAGTGACTTGTAGTGGTGGGCGTCCTCCAAACGTGTTGGTATCCTAAAGCACTTTTCGTCGTCCTTACCTACAACTACCTCAGCCATGTTCACGTCTACGGCGAGACCTTCCTTAACTTCTGGTTCCTTCCATCCCTTGAGGAATGAGACCTTCAGAAATACCTTTCCATCCCTCAGCAACAGCCTAGCCTCCCTCACTTCCCAGTCCTTGTACCCAGAAAAGTTCCTTGGATAACCTAGTATTAGTAACACACCGACTCTTGCTATCCTCACGATCATCTTGTTGGAGTCGACGGAGTATGACTGTACTGGGGTTAGTCATATAAAGACGTTGCGGACACTAGGCCTACCGCGTTTAGGGTTGTTTAACATGACTTGTACTCTGCTATGGCGTCTCTATATCAGTCTACAGCTAACTTGGAGGGTAGATTGAACTTTTGCCTTAGTGTCTCATAAGTACCCTTGTGTGTATTTTAACAGTCTGAAACAAGGCTGAGCAGGGGGCGATGGGGAAACCCTCATCGAAACCGTAGCTCCTATTTCTTTCCCACTCTTTTTACCCCCTCTACCCATAAATGGACGAATGAAAAAGGGGTTAAAATCTTTCACAACTCCACCCTAAAGGGCGAAGCTTCCTCTACCTTTTGTGAATTCTTAAGTTAAAATTCTCCAAAGGAAGACTCCTCTTGAAACGGTATCATCTGAGCTTCTGTACTTATGCTTATACTTTGAGTCAACTTCCCACAAGCGGAGACTAAGGTCACAGGAATCGGACAAGGATTGGAAAGCCTTTGTCTCTTCCCTCCGAAGTCTCATTGAATATTGGAAGAGTACTAGGTGTGGTAACCATCCTGGAGTATCAAGTCCCAATAAGGCGTGGAGTATTACGTCTTATTTGGTATTGCCAAAGAGTTTTTATAAACTGTTGAAGCTAGGTTTACAATGAAAACATTTCAAGTAGCGTTAATAGCTGTAATCCTCGTTATCGTCGTTGCATCAGTCCTTGTAATCCATTACAGATCTGGGAGTGGATCAAGTTTAACCTTAACCCAGTCCTCCGCTGGACCATACTTTCCGACCGAAGTGCAGGTTCAGTCCACTCAACCTGGCTGGAAAATAGTGTCGCTAGGAGAAGTGGTCTCTCCTTCCCTAGTGAGCGGATTATATCCCAACGCTGACTCGGTTTACCAAGAGTTTCTGGAACAGAACAATAATAACAATTCAGTAATATCCATCACTGTAGTTCACTACTCTGGGACTCCGAACGGAAATCAGACTATTCCCCACGCAGTGTTGGGTCACTATCTGATCTTGGTCAATTCGACAGGTAACGTATCCTCGCAGGTCCTCACTAACTTGCTTAGCCTGGAGAAGTCCGTCCTCTCATCTGGCAATGGTATTGAGATTACTATTCCTTCTTTCATGTACCCGAACTCTTCAACCTTACCTGTTGTCGAGTACGTTCAAACTAATATTACCTCGCCTCAGGGAAACTTCACCCAGTACTCCGAGTATCTATTGAATTCTAGCACACTTGGAGGAGAATCTGTGGGGATAAACGTCCTTAAGGGGGATAACTCTACCGTCTTGTATAATTATCTGTACTCTACTGCATCCAAACTCGCGGTTAATGGAAGTCTTGGCGGGATCAAGTACTTCAACATCTCAGTTAACGGTACGTTTGGGCAAGTTTACTACAACGTAGGATTAAACGGGAAGTACGTCGTATTAATCCAGTCCCAACCATCACCCTACTTCCAGGCTTTCCAATATATCATAGAAAAAGTCTAGGTAATGCGGGATTACAATTCACTTTTTTTGCAGAGTCCTCTAAGACGTCTCTAGCCTTCTTGTGGAAGTGTTTCACTTACTTGAAGACTCAGGTCAAATGTAGTTAGACACTGAGGCAATAATCTCCTTTATCCTCGTGATCTCTGCGCTTAGCTCAGGATCGATGCCCTGACCTTTCTCTTTTATAAGTTTTAGGCCCTCCATTATTCCCATCTCAGTTAAGACCTTGTCCAAACATTTTGTTCTCTCAGCCGCCAGTATTAGGATCTCCAGTTCCTTCTCTATAAGGAAATTGTCCATCTTTCCAGACAGTCCTAGAGCCTTCAAAGAGTCAGATCTAGTTACAGTCTTAGCCCAAGGGGTAGTTCTCTTCATCTCCAACATAGTCTCGCTCTCATAGGCCATGTCGTTGAGGGCGTCAGTGAGGTCTCTCTTGGAATCTTCCTCTCTTTTTCTGACAAGGTCGCTGATAAATGGAAAGAAGTCTTGGGTTATCTTGATGTCTTCCTTTTCTGGATAGCTGTGGATCGAAGAGTTCAAGGAATCTTCCTTTATTATTTTGAACACATTCTCTACTTCTTCCCTCACCATTTGGACCTGTAGAGGTTTATTGAGAATCACTGATGAAGCCCCCAAAATGGAGACTACGTCCAGGGTCACTAGAAGGTTAACAGCCTCGTTATAATGCCTTTGGCTCAATAGTGGGAAGTGCTTCTTAGCCCTCAAGTACTGCTGAGGCCAGTCCGCGATCTTATACATTATTGGGGTCCTAGCGTAGTATATACTCATGTAATAACCGCCGTTAAGTCTCCTGTATACTGAAATGGACTTCTCCCTGTCTATCCCTGCCTTTATAGCTAACTCTATAAAATCCAAATTACCGTCTTATGAAAAAAGAGATGGTCCAGTTTAAAAAGAGTGTCTTACCTCTTGTCGACGTATCCCTTCTCCACAAGAAGTTCTGCAGTCAGGATACCGCCTCCAGCTGCACCCCTGACTGTATTGTGAATTAGGGATACGAACCTTATGGTTCTGGAGTTGACCTGCTTGAGCCTACCTACAACAATACTCATCCCTGGAGGATTGCCTGCCCACCTATCGAAGTACACCTGTGGCCTGGCGTCCTGAGTGGTAATTATGATGGGCTTGTCTGGCGCAGTGGGCAACTTAAGAGCCTGAGGTTCTCCCTTGAACTCATCCATGGCGTCCATTACCTTATGAACGTCAGTGTCCTCCTTGAAGCTGACGTAGGCTACCTCATAGTGACCGTGAATTGTACCTATCCTATGGGTTGTAGCGTCCAAGGTCAGCTCGCTTACCTTCGGATCTTCAACGTTCCTCTTGACCTCGCTAAGGATTCTTGTAATTTCCTTAACGGTCTTGGCGTCATATCCATCACCTAAGGGTAGAGCGTTGTCCACTATGTCTAGAGAGGCTATCCCAGGGTACCCTGCACCAGAGAGCGACTGCATGGTGGTTATCATTACCCCGCTCATCTTGAAATTCTGGTAGATAGGCGTCAATGGTATCGCAGCGCCCTGAGCTGTGCACAGGGGAGTGGTTACAATGAATCCCTTCCAGTCCCTCTTTTTCCTCTGCTCATCTATGAGGGTCACGGTATGTGGGTTCACCTCAGGGATTATCATGGGAACGTCCATGTCAAACCTATGGTCTGGGGAGTTGCTTACAACATGAAATCCGAGCTTCGCGAACTGCTCCTCCACAGGTCCCGCAGCGCCCTGCGGTAGAGGGGAGAACACAATGTCTACGTCGTCCATCATCTTCGGTTCAGTCGGTTTCACCTCCTGATTGGCAATATCCTTGGGTATATTACCTGTCGTCTGCCACCTTACTATCTCCCCGTAAGGTTTACCCACAGACCCCTTACCCGCAAGGTAGGCCGGTTTAATGTAAGGGTGGTCAGCTAACATTCTTACATATTCTATTCCCACCAAACCGGTGGCTCCCAATATGGCCGCCTTTAAGGTTCTCCTCATAAGTATCAATACCATATATGCAATAGTAGAATATAAACTTACTTTAACCGTATAAGCTCTACACTTTAAGCTCCTATAGAAATAAAAAATGCTTCCACAAATCCGCTCACAGTGAGGGTTACAGCCACTAGTCCCACAACTATGGCGTAATTGTAAACCTCTTTCCTCCAGTTTCCGTTTAGGATTGCCTTTGTCATGTAATAACTCTCAGTCATCATGGCTGTGTATGACACGAATTCCATCCAAAAGAAAGGTAGGAACGCCTCTACCGTTGGAAGAGAGATCCCTGGCACTCCTTCAAAGGATCCTATGGACGCAAATGC belongs to Metallosphaera tengchongensis and includes:
- the asd gene encoding aspartate-semialdehyde dehydrogenase, with product MRRTLKAAILGATGLVGIEYVRMLADHPYIKPAYLAGKGSVGKPYGEIVRWQTTGNIPKDIANQEVKPTEPKMMDDVDIVFSPLPQGAAGPVEEQFAKLGFHVVSNSPDHRFDMDVPMIIPEVNPHTVTLIDEQRKKRDWKGFIVTTPLCTAQGAAIPLTPIYQNFKMSGVMITTMQSLSGAGYPGIASLDIVDNALPLGDGYDAKTVKEITRILSEVKRNVEDPKVSELTLDATTHRIGTIHGHYEVAYVSFKEDTDVHKVMDAMDEFKGEPQALKLPTAPDKPIIITTQDARPQVYFDRWAGNPPGMSIVVGRLKQVNSRTIRFVSLIHNTVRGAAGGGILTAELLVEKGYVDKR
- a CDS encoding M1 family metallopeptidase, with protein sequence MKINYYDIFLDFNFKELTYQGHEIINIETDQDLELDAVDLKIDNVTLDGKKVRYEVANNKVKVNTGSYRGNLEVDFRGKVKDSLVGIYRAPYNGSYVISTQFESSHAREFIPCVDHPSYKAKFKLSVTVERELQVISNMDVERVEEKGDKVTYIFKETPPMSTYLLYLGIGNFEELKINNTPEIIVATVPGKISKGKVPGEMAKKFIAAYEDYFGIKYILPKVHLIAVPEFAFGAMENWGAITFRETALLADEKSGFSNIRRVAEVVAHELAHQWFGDLVTMKWWNDLWLNESFATFMSYKIIDSLYPDWYMWGEFLMDETGGALLKDSIPTTHPIQVKVNTTEEIEQIFDDISYGKGASILRMIESYIGKENFRSGIHNYLTKFSFSNAEGNDLWLSLEEASGKPVSKIMSYWVLNEGYPMVEVEARGSRISFRQERFGILNVRDMTYPIPLTFEINGKRQELLLESERIELEAEDLKSLKVNLDKAGFYRVLYKDLNPVLSSDLNLEEEWGLANDYFAFLIAGKVDYSDYEKVVRHLMNSDNHLVVLELSDQLSFLYSINPEKYGKISLDFHRLQTPKWAKREDPIGVRTFSTLASSLAKMDEGYARELSLKFSQYNELDGDVKRAVAIAYSVSQGAKALDTLLKMYKESKFDEEKNRILTALLSMKSAHTVVNVLSMVFTGEMKKQDIIRSLQYSLFFPSVREAVWEWIKIHINKVAEIYSGTGIFGRVMSDVIPLLGVGREVEVSEFFQKNKIKGAERGIQQGLELLKAVSKLA
- a CDS encoding zinc ribbon domain-containing protein, with the protein product MKDLPSKLRDKLYLMHYRRLQYWVERQTKKHGLEVVYVDPHYSSTSCPKCGKEVEEVAHRYFRCPCGYEDHRDVISVMNLYRSPLPSRLPPHERYSPEPMRGTPVIAGRKSD